The DNA segment CAGCTTACCGCGAAGGTCATCGTGACATTAGGTACATCACTGAAAGGGACACGATTAATCATAGGCCCTATAACCGTACACCTAGCCCAGAGAGATTGGGCCCCCTAATGGCTGATGGAAGTAGAGCAAAGATTCTGTCTCAGGCTTCTTTAAACAGTCTTTATCACTTTCCAAGGCCTTCTATTATGTCTACCGCTAAATCTGCTACAGACAACTCCACCCACTCCGTGATTATCAATGGTGGCCATTATAAAGTAACAGAAGTGCACGGGGGAAAAGAATGTATACCAACTGAAGTATCCTCCTCCCCAACTCATGTTCTTTACCAGAAACCTACCACAACTGCACCACGAGTGAAAGTCGAACAAAAGGATTTGTCACCCAAGTGCTATGAAGTTAAACCCAGCAATGCTATGGATGTAAAGACTGAACCCCCTGAAGCCCATACACAAGGAAGCAGCAAAGATGTGAGAAAACGAACCAGTGCCGAATCGAACTCCCAACCTGAAGTTCTCAAGAAGGTCTGCAAGGAACTCACTCAACCTCCTGTGAGCCGAGGAGCTATGTACAAAGAAATAAATCCTCatgttatgaaaaatttttctcCCGATATTGCAAGAGATCCATACCTGCGAGAACTTGCCGCTGCTGGCTATTTTGGCATCAGAGCTTCCAATGTGAGTTGGGGTGATACATCAAAGATCAATAACCAGTATCCTGGTGCTCCTAGTAAGCATATACTCAAGGATGCACtgatgaaaaatgaaaacggTTTAAATCTCAGCACTGCGAAGCCACAACCATCTGCAGCAAATGatgtaaatgcaaaaaacaaGATCAACACCAATGAAAGACAGTCACCTAAAATATCAAACTTTGTTCCACCTGTTTCAAAGTCTGATGTGCACGCAAATACTATGGTTCCCTCTCCTAACGGAACCCCAATTAATTATTCCCATTATCAAATGCCTTCGATGTCCATTGCCAACCTAGTGAATGGGAATGCCAAGTCCCCAAATCCTTCTTTGCTTAATCAGCAGGCATCATCACCTAGCTGCAAAGTTCAGCAAAAACCATCAGACTTTAGTATGAATTCAAGGAAAAATGAAAGCGATGTGCCAAAAAATCTGGTGAAGTCTTTAAAAATAGACGTTGAGTCGAAGCCAAAAACTCCTAACAGTAACACGGCTGTTAGCCCTGGTTCCGACGCTTCAAGCATTTCAGATTATTCATGGGGATCAACTTCCAGCAAAAGCTCTGTAAGACCACCATCTGGTGATGGTAATCCTCCTGTTGCAAAGCCATCGAGTTGTCCAAAAATGAAGAAGGAGTGGCTTAAGCGGATGTCCGATGAATCTGACGATGCGACAAAATCACCCGCCGCCAAACCTTTTAAGAGGAAGAACTCCAGTGATCTGCAAGTTTCTCCATTAACTGACATGGGCCTTTTGTCAGCTGGAGGTGAGAATCCTGTAGACACAGATAAGGCAGCTGCATCCGATGACCTTCTTGCTCCTCCTGTTAAGAAACCAAAGAAGAAGCATCGTAAACAAGATAAagagagaaaagaaaaagattcGAACAAGCCGAAAAAGAGAAAACACAAAGACAAGGAAGGGAAGAAGTCTCGAAAGTCCGATTCTTCCCCCAGTCACGATCCTCTTGAGCAGAGCATCTCTTCACCCTCTACTCCAAGTGCAGCAGACTCTCATGATGACCTTCCAAAAGAAGAGTCCAAAGATAAAGATGCAAAACTACCATCCAAACCCAAATCACAGAAGCGTGGTCACTGTGTCATATCCAATAGTAAGAAATATTTGCTAGGACAGTTGCTTCAACCGAAATCGACAAGCGCTGAGGAGACAGCTATTGGAAGTGAAGGCGATGGAAATGAGAGTCCAGATGGTAGGAAGAATAAAAAGAAGTCCTGTAGCAAGAAGCTGAGGGGACCTCCAGAGATGCCTCTTGGTCAAAGTAATATATTACATGGTTATAACCTTATAGTCAATTGTTTATTAGTTAGCGTTATTGTTGTTCAATTTATCAATAGTTGTTGCATGaaaatacaatgtttttaaaacttcctTTTTTGCGTTGTAAAAATTGATTTGCTTTCATTTAGATGGGCTTCCTATGTCTGTGTTACTCTGCCGCAAAGAGCAAGCCAGACTGAAACGGACGAGTGAGTCATTTATGCAAGACGCAGCTTGCCACGAAATTACAGGTATTATTCCATTGCTTTGGTATTGACATTAATAATTCACGAGTTCTTTGCACGTGCTATCTGCTTACAGATTAATGTCGGGTTGCATCACCAATTGCCAGGTCACGTACGCTTAATaagttttccatttttttttcttccatAATGTATtagctttgtttaaaaacttcgTAATGCAGCCCCTTGCGTAATAAGCTTAGTATGTTTGCcactgtttgtttgtttgcatatGCTCCATCTTGCTATTTTGTGTAGCTCTTCCTGGAATCACCATCCTTACATCTTTCAATGGAGCTTCTCTTCCCAAATGTCGGGAATGCCGTAGCGTAAAGCGAAAGGAAAACAATGCTATCTTTTGCCGCTTTTACGGATTTAGGAAGTGAGTTGAATAGCCCAATGGTTTCCTGTCATTACACGACAATATTTGAATTGTGATGTGAATTATCTGCAgcatttgttaaattttgataaattactGTAAAAATATTACACTTGAAGAGTTCTAGTaaaacaatgtttacaaattgatgtaattgattaattattaatcgATTGGTTACACGTTAACAGGCTTGCTTTTATCAATGGGCAACTCCAAGCCGCTGGATTTTGTGATCCGGAGGACAGCCGCATCAGTGATCTCTCCTTGTGGCTTCCCGATCTGTGTCAAAAGGAAGAAAAAGAGTCCAAGGATAGAGAAGAGCATCCTTCTCTGGAATTGGAAGCCTGCAAATACATTATGAGACACATCGGTGGCAAATTCTGTGAACTTGTACAGGAGGAAAGAGAAGCGATTGCCCAGGCGGAAGAAACAGGTTTATTAATATTAGATTCCACTAAAACAATATtgacgttttgttttttacatcAGCCAAGCACCTATGTTTTAGCAAAACACAGTTTAGATCTAAGTGTAACTAACATTAATATTGAGCATATCATATCGGATCATTTCTGATCGGTTGCATTTTCcaatttcagtcaaagtaagCTGGAAACGTCCAGTGGCAGGTGTGCGGGAGATGTGTGACGCATGCGAGACCACCCTATTCAACCTCCACTGGGTGTGTCAAAAGTGTGGTTTCGGTGTTTGTTCCGACTGCTACAAGAACAGACAGGGGATGTCAAGAGAAGGTAGATATAACGCTAGAACCAGGAAATCAAGACTTAATTCTAGCCAACACGCTTTTTGGTCTGGTTGGTGGTATGCTTTACAAAATGAATAACCAAGTCCCGATACCACACTTAGCCATAAACACGCTATCTAAATTTAGAGCTTGAAGCCTATGACGTCGATAAGAACAATCTCAGGCGTTGGATGCGTTGCACGAAGGGAAAACACCATCTTCCATCTCACCTGATACCGACACAGATTATACCCAGGTAAGGGTCATATCATAGCGCCATAGACAAAAGTGAAGACATAGTCATGTTTCCGATGTTTGCTTGGTGAAGCAAGTCCCACACTGATTGAAGTAGTTCATTAATTCGTGAAATAGCCTAGACGCTCATTAAGTGTGTTGTTAAATTGGCAGCACCTGCCTTTTCGATCTTTGCGAAATGGCCCACGAAGCACGCGCAAAATGGAGCATCAAATCTCAGTGTCGTTGCAAAAAGAGTGTTAAGTTGTCGCAGTCTTTGCTTGCACCTCGTTCGTCGGACCCGACACCGCTGCTGAAAAATCACTGTAACAGTTCGGCCAAATCTGTCCCCAACTTGGCCAATAGCAACAAAATGGACATCAGTAGACCTTTGTCTGGAAACCCCACTCGGGACAGGTAActttttatgttgtttgttgAACTTGAAAGTTCGAATGTGACTTCTCATATTTGCAATCAAACTACCTATTAACTAATTGGCTGCCTTAGATTCTTAAAAATGGCAGACTGCACCGTAAATAGTCTAATgacattttgtattttgttttcagtaaCAGGTTTAAAAGTTACGACTGTGAGAGTTCCGCCTCGCCATTAGACTGGCTTGCCAGCATAGCTCTGCACGAACAGAGAAAGAGTTCCGGTACCCCGATTCTAACTTCCACTCCGTCCACGAAAAGCATCACCACTGGGTAAAGAAACAGTTTCATGCAATTAACAGTTTCAATTCGGTGGTTGTGGTACAGTAATGTAATCTGGAttataattttgaattttttcattaTAGAAATGACGAGAGACATCAGTCGAAGCAAAATAAGGAAGTTACTGCTGTAACCAATTGCAATCCAGCTTTGCGTCATACAGGTATGTATTCTATTTGATAGCTAACGTTGCAAAAGAACGTTGTAAATTGCTAGCATTTTTTGCTTTCGTATGATTAAAGTGCTATATCAATTCGGCCTTCCAGTTAAATAAGATGCATTCTTTTTGTTCAGGCCTGCAGCCGTCGTCTTCACACGCACCCAGGTCCTGGCTGTGTAATGGCGAACTCCTCCAATTGACCGACAGCCGAAGCAAAGTGAACATTGACGCTTTTCAACTGCATTggttttatggaatggtaagTCTTAACGCGTCTTAATGTCAATAAAATGAGTTTCTGGAATATTCCAAACATGATAGCCATCGTTGTTTCTGTCAACTTAACCTGTGACCAAAGCCGATTGCGCCCGCACCTGGCTCGTGGTTGACAGATGTCACACACATGTCACGTGGTTGACGAACATTCGTTATTTTTAGCCGGTGATGGCATCAGGAGCATCAAGCAGCCTAAATCAAGAGTTATGGCTGCCGGAGAAATTCACCGAACAACACGGTGATGAACCTACCGGGAATGCGCTTGTGAACTGCAGAAAGGGTTCAATCATCACCAACGCTCAGCTGAAAGACTTCTGGTGCGGCTTCGAGAGCATTGAAAGTAAGTAAAAAGCTAAACCTCGTTTAGATTTTTGTCGATAGCCGACCGCGGTCGAAAGCGGTCGCCCACAAAACTATAGCCGAGTGACGAAGCCAACCAAATGAGCATTAAAGCTTAACAAGTATAACTTTGTGTCGTAGACCGTCTTGAAGATGAGAAGACAGGCGAAAAGATGATTCTAAAGTTGAAAGACTGGCCGACAGCAGACGACTTCATCGATACGATGCCGGATAGGTTCACCGACTTGATGCAAGCCCTTCCACTACCGCAATACACCGGCAGGGAAGGGATTTTCAACATCGCCGCCCAGTTGCCTGATTTCTTTGTGCGCCCTGACCTGGGTCCCAAGATGTACATTGCATACGGTACGAGCTGACCTTTGTGTAGTTGCTGGCTTGGCGTTTACTGATCTCTATTATCAACTATTTTTACCTTTTTGTGAATAATACCTGGTAGGAATTGGCGTGAAATTGgcaattattattttcaattagCAAGATGTTGGCTATTGTTCCGGGTAATAATGCTGCTTCCTGTGAATGCATAAAATGTACAACTACTTCCAACCCTACTCCAGACAACCTtgttacacaaagtagctgaTGTGATGAGGCGCCATTTTAAGCTAATCGCCAAACTCATTTCTTCCAAATATTTCCTGTAAAACCGCAACcaccaaaaattaattttcctCCCGCAGTTTATTGTATCAGGCGACTTTAAAGCGTTGTCTTGATGTCGTTTAGGTTGGGTCAGTGAAGACAGCTGGACCCAAGGTACGACCAACCTTCACCTTGATATATCTGACGCTTGTAACTTGATGGTCTACGTCGGAATCCCGCGGGATGAACCTCGTGGGACGGAGGAAAAGTTATTCAAGGTAAAGCAATCGCTGATAActtgagtttttttttaaaaagaaacacTTCAACGTCTTACAGCGTTACATCGAACTATCGAACAGGGTGGAGATCAAAAACCTAACCTAAGTGCTAATCGAAACTTAAACTGCAACTCGTTACTCAAGTCTAGATCAAAAACCCCACTCAACAATTTTGAGTGCCAATCTCCACTCACAATTACTGTAAATTCTGAGTCGCCGTTTTGAGGGACTGAGTACCGAATTTCTATacaaatgtcaagtaaaagtTTTGATCCGCTCTCAAGAGTGGCTGCTGATGGCCACTCAGTAGAGTAGCGCTTGAGGCTTTAGTCCAAACTCGTGTAAGTTAGGTTTCTCTCTAAGTACTGCCACTTGCTTTTTttagaataaaaaattttgcgcTTTTCAGATTATCAAGGAGGGTGACGTAGATGATGCTCAGATTGAGAGAGTAAAGACTCACAAGCCTGGCGCCTTGTGGCACATTTTCAAGGCTTCCGATACTGACAAGATTAGAAAGCTCATTTTAAAGGTTTGTTAGACTTAGAAGCAGTTTTCTGTCGTTACTGTTGCAGTTAACTGCGTAACAGTACATAAAGCATCTTTGAGTTTGATTGAATTTTCCTGTGACTCTACATGCCTAAATTTGAGAACCGTGTGTGTAGTAACAAATataattgtttacatttgtaaCTTGCAGGTCAAAGCTGAACAAGGAATCGTCGTCTCAGAAGACCACGATCCCATACACGATCAACAAATCTACTTGGACCAAAACTTGCGTCGTCGACTTCGCGAGGAATATGGTGTTGAAGGTTACCCGCTTGTGCAGTGTGAAGGGGACAGCGTCTTCATACCTGCTGGAGCCCCACATCAGGTAGATGTCTATTATAAACCTGCTTTTGTGGTTGGCAGACTTATTTTGTCCTGGTCCAGATTACTAAAATGCAACAATGTATGGAATGTTACAGTTaagtgaaaaaattaaaagacttttcttgcaattttttgtGAACTTTCATTAATTTGAAGTTTCACTTTTGCCATGCATTAAAGTGTAATTTTGTTCTCGACGCGCAAGATTTTTTATGCAATAGCTGACACTGCTTTGTTTGTATCCAGGTCTTTAATCTTCACAGCTGCATTAAAGTCGCGGAAGATTTTGTGTCCCCGGAGCACGTTGATAAGTGCTTTAAACTGATGGAAGAGTTCCGTTATCTCTCCACCACCCACTCAAACCATGAGGACAAACTCCAGCTGAAGAACATCATCTACCACGCGATGAAGGAAGTTCTTTCTTCCTTAAGGTGGTACGAGTCCAGGGGAGGACTGGAGCTGGAGATGCAGAGAGCCAGACTCTCGGTTCCCCCTCAAGGCTGAAAAATTTTCCAAGAAACCCGACGGATACTTTGGAAGACCAGGGAAATCTTTGAGGCTTGTAGCGGTAGAGTAACTGGCAAACAGGCTG comes from the Clavelina lepadiformis chromosome 5, kaClaLepa1.1, whole genome shotgun sequence genome and includes:
- the LOC143459469 gene encoding uncharacterized protein LOC143459469 isoform X2, producing the protein MERLESRKEFVGKRILASELKKKEYTKCDKFSWNSGIIRCVTSKDVDDDDFMLCVEWDDQPWEEREWISFDNFQVVFIENSVATTKQDTTKEILPVLTFSPHKGNVVAPQYILVEFLNDSRRVFLKETAIVHVEKECDLTQLHCLTSDIPLYKRVLEWINLQRTQKALLKSASTHCLAGTRVLVYWHSSSVQWINALITGQDVQGMLHIMTEQVLTETTVDPSQTQVCFLDNTVVDDMLSGNMKDNIRRSRRSTRNSLTTTANETSSQRRSSARRKSSSARDQSTDAKTSDTDSKPSTNSTNDQTKTEVESVPKSTNINVSTSIPSSETSQIRCERSSPKKQPDKLNESGQNNAALLPQFASNEQDSKLLVEGDCKNDHNLHRNPFEVQFDCDNCDDSVRSAASSLLSISSKFKNNYKSSIGNTESNAFSKEHTKAHTSNEGASLKNIYENTSPHSSEDPAADRATHTVHVPTPIMPSKPNDVAVVLNSPVITSQSSFVPNSHSGSFEVYKKKISTEEEKNGSAAKSEDINTRTTMHQSQHSRVLLETAAQQQVLRQQQQQQQQQQQPQLTQLPGQQPFLTHPYLNTPYGLQLFYGNPALAPGGLNATALAQARLQAVARTLPHQLMAPWLLEKELQQQHALATFWRNMPEGLPAYPALYQPDPAGTASPKLVPQTSPGKEAGKIHPEHFKQEKIHEAVHSPNPVVPKKVSQLSKLSTSPRRPPLESAPDPTPHSHPYSHPVDHATTSSPHRSDVPYAKHNPSPNRMVPHGGDLIIKERDQLLRRQEEEKRQLEEEQKRKFKELEEDARRKEEIYKAQMKAKVEEQNKIAAEKSHMVDQAIAAHSRSDKPSSHPWFHEQPHVPGNMPHAALGMVDPATMIAFNAARYETMQKSNGLNEKERHESRISPAQTSQPSQRVYPTADVVRQKQQGNTTSPGQTVASSSKIWQPPLLSEATKSLDGSKEKHKTVLTKTSGQNPTSHPVDAVSTVPSSTINPYHHHLPQANNPYYNYMMPGPQHSSGGGPSKLTVTTHTPTQAAVFNINSLKYSPSSQQRSSPTSAKSEVSQKSGFHNKEKGVVVKSSPAAAYREGHRDIRYITERDTINHRPYNRTPSPERLGPLMADGSRAKILSQASLNSLYHFPRPSIMSTAKSATDNSTHSVIINGGHYKVTEVHGGKECIPTEVSSSPTHVLYQKPTTTAPRVKVEQKDLSPKCYEVKPSNAMDVKTEPPEAHTQGSSKDVRKRTSAESNSQPEVLKKVCKELTQPPVSRGAMYKEINPHVMKNFSPDIARDPYLRELAAAGYFGIRASNVSWGDTSKINNQYPGAPSKHILKDALMKNENGLNLSTAKPQPSAANDVNAKNKINTNERQSPKISNFVPPVSKSDVHANTMVPSPNGTPINYSHYQMPSMSIANLVNGNAKSPNPSLLNQQASSPSCKVQQKPSDFSMNSRKNESDVPKNLVKSLKIDVESKPKTPNSNTAVSPGSDASSISDYSWGSTSSKSSVRPPSGDGNPPVAKPSSCPKMKKEWLKRMSDESDDATKSPAAKPFKRKNSSDLQVSPLTDMGLLSAGGENPVDTDKAAASDDLLAPPVKKPKKKHRKQDKERKEKDSNKPKKRKHKDKEGKKSRKSDSSPSHDPLEQSISSPSTPSAADSHDDLPKEESKDKDAKLPSKPKSQKRGHCVISNSKKYLLGQLLQPKSTSAEETAIGSEGDGNESPDGRKNKKKSCSKKLRGPPEMPLGQNGLPMSVLLCRKEQARLKRTSESFMQDAACHEITALPGITILTSFNGASLPKCRECRSVKRKENNAIFCRFYGFRKLAFINGQLQAAGFCDPEDSRISDLSLWLPDLCQKEEKESKDREEHPSLELEACKYIMRHIGGKFCELVQEEREAIAQAEETVKVSWKRPVAGVREMCDACETTLFNLHWVCQKCGFGVCSDCYKNRQGMSREELEAYDVDKNNLRRWMRCTKGKHHLPSHLIPTQIIPSTCLFDLCEMAHEARAKWSIKSQCRCKKSVKLSQSLLAPRSSDPTPLLKNHCNSSAKSVPNLANSNKMDISRPLSGNPTRDSNRFKSYDCESSASPLDWLASIALHEQRKSSGTPILTSTPSTKSITTGNDERHQSKQNKEVTAVTNCNPALRHTGLQPSSSHAPRSWLCNGELLQLTDSRSKVNIDAFQLHWFYGMPVMASGASSSLNQELWLPEKFTEQHGDEPTGNALVNCRKGSIITNAQLKDFWCGFESIENRLEDEKTGEKMILKLKDWPTADDFIDTMPDRFTDLMQALPLPQYTGREGIFNIAAQLPDFFVRPDLGPKMYIAYGWVSEDSWTQGTTNLHLDISDACNLMVYVGIPRDEPRGTEEKLFKIIKEGDVDDAQIERVKTHKPGALWHIFKASDTDKIRKLILKVKAEQGIVVSEDHDPIHDQQIYLDQNLRRRLREEYGVEGYPLVQCEGDSVFIPAGAPHQVFNLHSCIKVAEDFVSPEHVDKCFKLMEEFRYLSTTHSNHEDKLQLKNIIYHAMKEVLSSLRWYESRGGLELEMQRARLSVPPQG
- the LOC143459469 gene encoding uncharacterized protein LOC143459469 isoform X1, coding for MERLESRKEFVGKRILASELKKKEYTKCDKFSWNSGIIRCVTSKDVDDDDFMLCVEWDDQPWEEREWISFDNFQVVFIENSVATTKQDTTKEILPVLTFSPHKGNVVAPQYILVEFLNDSRRVFLKETAIVHVEKECDLTQLHCLTSDIPLYKRVLEWINLQRTQKALLKSASTHCLAGTRVLVYWHSSSVQWINALITGQDVQGMLHIMTEQVLTETTVDPSQTQVCFLDNTVVDDMLSGNMKDNIRRSRRSTRNSLTTTANETSSQRRSSARRKSSSARDQSTDAKTSDTDSKPSTNSTNDQTKTEVESVPKSTNINVSTSIPSSETSQIRCERSSPKKQPDKLNESGQNNAALLPQFASNEQDSKLLVEGDCKNDHNLHRNPFEVQFDCDNCDDSVRSAASSLLSISSKFKNNYKSSIGNTESNAFSKEHTKAHTSNEGASLKNIYENTSPHSSEDPAADRATHTVHVPTPIMPSKPNDVAVVLNSPVITSQSSFVPNSHSGSFEVYKKKISTEEEKNGNAAKSEDINTRTTMHQSQHSRVLLETAAQQQVLRQQQQQQQQQQQPQLTQLPGQQPFLTHPYLNTPYGLQLFYGNPALAPGGLNATALAQARLQAVARTLPHQLMAPWLLEKELQQQHALATFWRNMPEGLPAYPALYQPDPAGTASPKLVPQTSPGKEAGKIHPEHFKQEKIHEAVHSPNPVVPKKVSQLSKLSTSPRRPPLESAPDPTPHSHPYSHPVDHATTSSPHRSDVPYAKHNPSPNRMVPHGGDLIIKERDQLLRRQEEEKRQLEEEQKRKFKELEEDARRKEEIYKAQMKAKVEEQNKIAAEKSHMVDQAIAAHSRSDKPSSHPWFHEQPHVPGNMPHAALGMVDPATMIAFNAARYETMQKSNGLNEKERHESRISPAQTSQPSQRVYPTADVVRQKQQGNTTSPGQTVASSSKIWQPPLLSEATKSLDGSKEKHKTVLTKTSGQNPTSHPVDAVSTVPSSTINPYHHHLPQANNPYYNYMMPGPQHSSGGGPSKLTVTTHTPTQAAVFNINSLKYSPSSQQRSSPTSAKSEVSQKSGFHNKEKGVVVKSSPAAAYREGHRDIRYITERDTINHRPYNRTPSPERLGPLMADGSRAKILSQASLNSLYHFPRPSIMSTAKSATDNSTHSVIINGGHYKVTEVHGGKECIPTEVSSSPTHVLYQKPTTTAPRVKVEQKDLSPKCYEVKPSNAMDVKTEPPEAHTQGSSKDVRKRTSAESNSQPEVLKKVCKELTQPPVSRGAMYKEINPHVMKNFSPDIARDPYLRELAAAGYFGIRASNVSWGDTSKINNQYPGAPSKHILKDALMKNENGLNLSTAKPQPSAANDVNAKNKINTNERQSPKISNFVPPVSKSDVHANTMVPSPNGTPINYSHYQMPSMSIANLVNGNAKSPNPSLLNQQASSPSCKVQQKPSDFSMNSRKNESDVPKNLVKSLKIDVESKPKTPNSNTAVSPGSDASSISDYSWGSTSSKSSVRPPSGDGNPPVAKPSSCPKMKKEWLKRMSDESDDATKSPAAKPFKRKNSSDLQVSPLTDMGLLSAGGENPVDTDKAAASDDLLAPPVKKPKKKHRKQDKERKEKDSNKPKKRKHKDKEGKKSRKSDSSPSHDPLEQSISSPSTPSAADSHDDLPKEESKDKDAKLPSKPKSQKRGHCVISNSKKYLLGQLLQPKSTSAEETAIGSEGDGNESPDGRKNKKKSCSKKLRGPPEMPLGQNGLPMSVLLCRKEQARLKRTSESFMQDAACHEITALPGITILTSFNGASLPKCRECRSVKRKENNAIFCRFYGFRKLAFINGQLQAAGFCDPEDSRISDLSLWLPDLCQKEEKESKDREEHPSLELEACKYIMRHIGGKFCELVQEEREAIAQAEETVKVSWKRPVAGVREMCDACETTLFNLHWVCQKCGFGVCSDCYKNRQGMSREELEAYDVDKNNLRRWMRCTKGKHHLPSHLIPTQIIPSTCLFDLCEMAHEARAKWSIKSQCRCKKSVKLSQSLLAPRSSDPTPLLKNHCNSSAKSVPNLANSNKMDISRPLSGNPTRDSNRFKSYDCESSASPLDWLASIALHEQRKSSGTPILTSTPSTKSITTGNDERHQSKQNKEVTAVTNCNPALRHTGLQPSSSHAPRSWLCNGELLQLTDSRSKVNIDAFQLHWFYGMPVMASGASSSLNQELWLPEKFTEQHGDEPTGNALVNCRKGSIITNAQLKDFWCGFESIENRLEDEKTGEKMILKLKDWPTADDFIDTMPDRFTDLMQALPLPQYTGREGIFNIAAQLPDFFVRPDLGPKMYIAYGWVSEDSWTQGTTNLHLDISDACNLMVYVGIPRDEPRGTEEKLFKIIKEGDVDDAQIERVKTHKPGALWHIFKASDTDKIRKLILKVKAEQGIVVSEDHDPIHDQQIYLDQNLRRRLREEYGVEGYPLVQCEGDSVFIPAGAPHQVFNLHSCIKVAEDFVSPEHVDKCFKLMEEFRYLSTTHSNHEDKLQLKNIIYHAMKEVLSSLRWYESRGGLELEMQRARLSVPPQG
- the LOC143459469 gene encoding uncharacterized protein LOC143459469 isoform X4 → MSTNKRKDKETSSQRRSSARRKSSSARDQSTDAKTSDTDSKPSTNSTNDQTKTEVESVPKSTNINVSTSIPSSETSQIRCERSSPKKQPDKLNESGQNNAALLPQFASNEQDSKLLVEGDCKNDHNLHRNPFEVQFDCDNCDDSVRSAASSLLSISSKFKNNYKSSIGNTESNAFSKEHTKAHTSNEGASLKNIYENTSPHSSEDPAADRATHTVHVPTPIMPSKPNDVAVVLNSPVITSQSSFVPNSHSGSFEVYKKKISTEEEKNGNAAKSEDINTRTTMHQSQHSRVLLETAAQQQVLRQQQQQQQQQQQPQLTQLPGQQPFLTHPYLNTPYGLQLFYGNPALAPGGLNATALAQARLQAVARTLPHQLMAPWLLEKELQQQHALATFWRNMPEGLPAYPALYQPDPAGTASPKLVPQTSPGKEAGKIHPEHFKQEKIHEAVHSPNPVVPKKVSQLSKLSTSPRRPPLESAPDPTPHSHPYSHPVDHATTSSPHRSDVPYAKHNPSPNRMVPHGGDLIIKERDQLLRRQEEEKRQLEEEQKRKFKELEEDARRKEEIYKAQMKAKVEEQNKIAAEKSHMVDQAIAAHSRSDKPSSHPWFHEQPHVPGNMPHAALGMVDPATMIAFNAARYETMQKSNGLNEKERHESRISPAQTSQPSQRVYPTADVVRQKQQGNTTSPGQTVASSSKIWQPPLLSEATKSLDGSKEKHKTVLTKTSGQNPTSHPVDAVSTVPSSTINPYHHHLPQANNPYYNYMMPGPQHSSGGGPSKLTVTTHTPTQAAVFNINSLKYSPSSQQRSSPTSAKSEVSQKSGFHNKEKGVVVKSSPAAAYREGHRDIRYITERDTINHRPYNRTPSPERLGPLMADGSRAKILSQASLNSLYHFPRPSIMSTAKSATDNSTHSVIINGGHYKVTEVHGGKECIPTEVSSSPTHVLYQKPTTTAPRVKVEQKDLSPKCYEVKPSNAMDVKTEPPEAHTQGSSKDVRKRTSAESNSQPEVLKKVCKELTQPPVSRGAMYKEINPHVMKNFSPDIARDPYLRELAAAGYFGIRASNVSWGDTSKINNQYPGAPSKHILKDALMKNENGLNLSTAKPQPSAANDVNAKNKINTNERQSPKISNFVPPVSKSDVHANTMVPSPNGTPINYSHYQMPSMSIANLVNGNAKSPNPSLLNQQASSPSCKVQQKPSDFSMNSRKNESDVPKNLVKSLKIDVESKPKTPNSNTAVSPGSDASSISDYSWGSTSSKSSVRPPSGDGNPPVAKPSSCPKMKKEWLKRMSDESDDATKSPAAKPFKRKNSSDLQVSPLTDMGLLSAGGENPVDTDKAAASDDLLAPPVKKPKKKHRKQDKERKEKDSNKPKKRKHKDKEGKKSRKSDSSPSHDPLEQSISSPSTPSAADSHDDLPKEESKDKDAKLPSKPKSQKRGHCVISNSKKYLLGQLLQPKSTSAEETAIGSEGDGNESPDGRKNKKKSCSKKLRGPPEMPLGQNGLPMSVLLCRKEQARLKRTSESFMQDAACHEITALPGITILTSFNGASLPKCRECRSVKRKENNAIFCRFYGFRKLAFINGQLQAAGFCDPEDSRISDLSLWLPDLCQKEEKESKDREEHPSLELEACKYIMRHIGGKFCELVQEEREAIAQAEETVKVSWKRPVAGVREMCDACETTLFNLHWVCQKCGFGVCSDCYKNRQGMSREELEAYDVDKNNLRRWMRCTKGKHHLPSHLIPTQIIPSTCLFDLCEMAHEARAKWSIKSQCRCKKSVKLSQSLLAPRSSDPTPLLKNHCNSSAKSVPNLANSNKMDISRPLSGNPTRDSNRFKSYDCESSASPLDWLASIALHEQRKSSGTPILTSTPSTKSITTGNDERHQSKQNKEVTAVTNCNPALRHTGLQPSSSHAPRSWLCNGELLQLTDSRSKVNIDAFQLHWFYGMPVMASGASSSLNQELWLPEKFTEQHGDEPTGNALVNCRKGSIITNAQLKDFWCGFESIENRLEDEKTGEKMILKLKDWPTADDFIDTMPDRFTDLMQALPLPQYTGREGIFNIAAQLPDFFVRPDLGPKMYIAYGWVSEDSWTQGTTNLHLDISDACNLMVYVGIPRDEPRGTEEKLFKIIKEGDVDDAQIERVKTHKPGALWHIFKASDTDKIRKLILKVKAEQGIVVSEDHDPIHDQQIYLDQNLRRRLREEYGVEGYPLVQCEGDSVFIPAGAPHQVFNLHSCIKVAEDFVSPEHVDKCFKLMEEFRYLSTTHSNHEDKLQLKNIIYHAMKEVLSSLRWYESRGGLELEMQRARLSVPPQG